The following are encoded in a window of Plectropomus leopardus isolate mb chromosome 23, YSFRI_Pleo_2.0, whole genome shotgun sequence genomic DNA:
- the LOC121962277 gene encoding nudix hydrolase 20, chloroplastic-like yields the protein MANCAWSEKILQLIRRMNNFYLAGSCRAKCLRFEINKSQVGWVPPHVAALLSRYPEVFCPPQGGAVTLCPSLDSYQRRSEAVDTVLQSLRHEPSLTCLKGWRDEKYSVMSKFFDPPLMWMERAATSLFGVKRYGVHINGYTVSDSGEVSMWLARRSATKQTFPGLLDNVAAGGLAAGVGIKHTLVKECQEEACIPETIAEKAHPVSTVSYTYEDEEGLFAESQFVFDLELPVEFKPRVGDGEVQDFYLLPIEKVKELIATDDFKPNSAMVVLDFLIRHSFIEPDSEPCYQEFVTGLHQTLE from the exons ATGGCTAACTGTGCCTGGTCAGAGAAAATACTTCAACTCATCCGCCGAAtgaataacttttatttagcag GCTCCTGTCGTGCTAAGTGCTTACGGTTTGAGATAAACAAATCTCAAGTGGGCTGGGTTCCTCCTCATGTAGCTGCACTGCTGAGCCGCTATCCAGAGGTGTTCTGCCCGCCACAGGGGGGCGCTGTGACCCTGTGTCCCAGCCTGGACTCTTACCAGCGCAGGTCTGAGGCCGTGGACACTGTCCTGCAGAGTCTCAGACACGAGCCCTCCCTGACCTGCCTCAAAGGATGGAGAGAcgag AAGTACAGTGTGATGTCAAAATTCTTTGACCCTCCCCTGATGTGGATGGAAAGAGCAGCTACAA GTCTTTTTGGGGTGAAGCGCTATGGAGTCCATATCAATGGCTACACTGTCAGTGACAGTGGGGAAGTCAGCATGTGGCTCGCACGACGCTCCGCGACTAAACAGACCTTCCCTGGACTGCTGGACAATGTG gcaGCAGGTGGTCTGGCCGCTGGGGTTGGCATCAAACACACTCTGGTCAAAGAATGTCAGGAGGAAGCATGTATCCCAGAAACCATTGCTGAGAAGGCTCATCCTGTATCCACAGTCAG CTACACCTATGAGGATGAAGAGGGCTTGTTTGCAGAGAGTCAGTTTGTCTTTGATCTGGAACTTCCTGTGGAGTTCAAGCCCAGAGTCGGAGATGGAGAGGTGCAAGATTTCTACCTCCTGCCCATAGAGAAG GTGAAGGAACTGATAGCCACTGATGACTTTAAACCCAACTCTGCCATGGTGGTCTTGGACTTCCTCATTAGACACTCGTTTATTGAGCCAGACTCAG AGCCATGCTATCAGGAGTTTGTGACAGGACTCCATCAGACGTTAGAGTGA
- the LOC121962278 gene encoding rho-related GTP-binding protein RhoA-C, whose protein sequence is MAAIRKKLVIVGDGACGKTCLLIVFSKDQFPEVYVPTVFENYVADIEVDGKQVELALWDTAGQEDYDRLRPLSYPDTDVILMCFSIDSPDSLENIPEKWTPEVKHFCPNVPIILVGNKKDLRNDEHTRRELAKMKQEPVKSDEARDMANRINAFGYLECSAKTKDGVREVFEMATRAALQARRRGKKSGCSLL, encoded by the exons ATGGCTGCAATCAGGAAGAAACTGGTGATAGTTGGAGATGGAGCCTGTGGAAAGACCTGTCTGCTCATAGTGTTCAGCAAAGATCAGTTCCCTGAGGTTTATGTGCCCACAGTGTTTGAAAACTATGTGGCAGATATTGAGGTGGATGGTAAACAG GTGGAGCTGGCTCTGTGGGACACAGCGGGTCAGGAGGACTACGACCGCCTGAGGCCTCTCTCCTATCCCGACACAGATGTAATCCTCATGTGTTTCTCCATTGACAGCCCTGACAGTTTGG AGAATATTCCAGAGAAGTGGACTCCTGAGGTCAAGCACTTCTGTCCCAACGTGCCCATTATTCTCGTGGGAAACAAGAAAGACCTGAGAAATGATGAGCACACGCGCCGAGAATTAGCTAAGATGAAACAG GAACCAGTGAAGTCGGACGAGGCGAGGGACATGGCTAACCGCATCAATGCCTTTGGTTACTTGGAGTGCTCAGCAAAGACGAAGGATGGAGTGCGGGAGGTGTTTGAGATGGCCACCAGGGCAGCGCTGCAGGCCAGGAGGCGAGGCAAGAAGAGCGGCTGCTCTCTGCTATAG
- the LOC121962392 gene encoding targeting protein for Xklp2-like, whose amino-acid sequence MMAESDSGDTSERYEFDAPSHVVDLMELQNAENEDQWFEQQTDAADGHLKTPLRPGRPFRRSQADLPRAIVVPQVKLDEDTGPSTSTSQPPNIVTSWGAGSPVRAGARPKRKTANQPPAQSRRVSKRKEMSSSPAPPPSKKNKITLVARKSNSALRRKVQQTTRSGPVTRASASANTEPNSSEEQELERIRNLQREVALHRKKNEASYKAALAGNPPPKKMVLSATVPKEFHFNTNSRVKATTSSNTSHKDVDFITQLRKPSSPAKAIKGATVPKPFNLSTGNKKGGETAAYVPMAQQIEQFQKRTPDRFHLHSRRSRERGPSPTKGDHLKLTQPHTPHLMTRQRSRPTTVKSSAELEAEELEKLQK is encoded by the exons ATGATGGCCGAAAGTGACTCCGGTGATACCTCTGAACGCTACGAGTTTGACGCTCCGTCCCATGTAGTGGACTTAATGGAGCTGCAGAATGCAGAAAACGAAGATCAATGGTTTG AACAACAGACAGATGCAGCAGATGGCCATCTGAAAACTCCTCTGAGGCCTGGACGACCCTTCAGGCGGAGCCAGGCGGACCTGCCAAGAGCCATTGTGGTCCCTCAAGTTAAGTTGGACGAGGACACTG GTCCCAGTACATCCACATCTCAGCCTCCAAACATTGTCACATCATGGGGTGCTGGATCTCCGGTTCGGGCTGGTGCTCGACCAAAGAGGAAGACTGCTAATCAACCTCCTGCCCAATCACGCAG GGTTTCCAAACGCAAAGAGATGAGCAGCTCTCCAGCTCCACCAccatcaaagaaaaacaaaat AACTCTTGTTGCCCGAAAATCCAATAGTGCCCTTCGAAGAAAGGTGCAGCAGACTACCAGGAGTGGGCCTGTGACCCGGGCGTCCGCTTCTGCTAACACAGA GCCAAATAGCTCTGAAGAACAGGAGCTGGAGCGCATCAGGAACCTCCAGAGGGAAGTGGCTCTGCATCGCAAGAAGAACGAGGCCAGCTACAAAGCTGCTCTGGCTGGCA ATCCACCACCAAAGAAGATGGTCTTGTCAGCCACTGTGCCTAAAGAATTCCACTTCAACACAAACAGCCGTGTTAAGGCAACAACCTCATCCAACACATCGCACAAGGACGTGGACTTCATCACTCAGCTTCGCAAACCTTCCTCCCCA gcaAAGGCTATAAAAGGTGCCACAGTGCCCAAACCCTTCAACCTATCGACAGGCAACAAGAAAGGTGGGGAGACAGCTGCCTACGTGCCCATGGCCCAGCAGATAGAGCAGTTCCAGAAACGAACCCCTGATCGCTTCCATCTACACAGTCGCAGGAGTCGAGAGCGAG GGCCATCCCCAACGAAGGGTGATCACCTGAAGCTCACCCAGCCTCACACCCCACACCTGATGACCCGCCAGAGGAGCCGGCCAACCACTGTCAAGAGCAGTGCTGAGCTGGAGGCTGAAGAGCTGGAGAAACTTCAAAAGTAA